In the genome of Candidatus Kryptonium sp., the window CTTGGTGTCCCTCTTGATCTTCTTGCGATTTCATATGCTCCTTCTTCTGTGATTTGTATTTGTAAAATTTTAGCGGAGCGTTTGATTATTTTTAGCAATTCTTCGGGTGTATAGTAATCAAGTCGTGCGCTGATTCCGAAGCGAGCTCTAAGCGGTGCGGTAAGCAATCCAGCTCTTGTGGTTGCACCAACGAGTGTGAATCTTGAAAGATTTAATTTGACGCTTCTTGCATTCGGTCCTGTGTCAATAACTATGTCAATTTTGAAATCTTCCATCGCTGAGTAAAGATATTCTTCCACCACTGGGCTTAAACGATGTATTTCGTCAATGAAAAGAACTTCTCTATCTCCGAGCGTTGTCAAAATCCCTGCAAGGTCTCCGGGTTTTTCAATCACAGGGCCAGAGGTCACCTTTATTCCGACGCCAAGTTCATTTGCAATTATGTATGCAAGCGTTGTCTTACCAAGCCCTGGAGGACCTGTCAAAAGCACATGGTCAAGTGGCTCGCCTCTCATTTTCGCAGCTTGTATAAAAACTTTTAAATTATTTACAATCTTCTCTTGCCCAACGAAATCATCAAATCGCAGGGGTCTAAGCTGTTGATCAACCTCAAGATCAATTTCAAGTTTTTCAGGATTTGTGTAGCCTAACTTCGCCATAAAGGTTTGAAGCGAATTTTTTGTTTAATTTAAAAACATTTGAAAAGAATGTCAACTTGAAATTTGAAACAAAAATGTGGCTTTGGGGTTGAAATTAGGACTTTGTGTTTTGAATAGGTGAGAAAAACAAACAAATTCGGTAAGTTATACGCG includes:
- the ruvB gene encoding Holliday junction branch migration DNA helicase RuvB gives rise to the protein MAKLGYTNPEKLEIDLEVDQQLRPLRFDDFVGQEKIVNNLKVFIQAAKMRGEPLDHVLLTGPPGLGKTTLAYIIANELGVGIKVTSGPVIEKPGDLAGILTTLGDREVLFIDEIHRLSPVVEEYLYSAMEDFKIDIVIDTGPNARSVKLNLSRFTLVGATTRAGLLTAPLRARFGISARLDYYTPEELLKIIKRSAKILQIQITEEGAYEIARRSRGTPRIANRLLKRARDFAQADENLSQYGGVITKEVAEYALKALDVDEHGLDDMDKRILLTIIEKYNGGPVGIGTIAVAVGEEEGTIEEVYEPYLIQEGFLKRTPRGRVATELAYKHFGLIKTRSDKQPGLFDN